One Agelaius phoeniceus isolate bAgePho1 chromosome 8, bAgePho1.hap1, whole genome shotgun sequence genomic region harbors:
- the TMED5 gene encoding transmembrane emp24 domain-containing protein 5, which yields MGPRPLLLVPLGCLALLLPPPGAAEFSPSLDSDFTFTLPAGRKECFYQPMRKEASLELEYQVLDGAGLDVDFHLLSPKGETLVFDERKSDGVHTVETEDGDYMFCFDNTFSTISEKVIFFELILDNMGEDGQDEEDWKKYVTGTDLLDMKLEDILESINSVKARLSKSVQIQTLLRAFEARDRNIQESNFDRVNFWSMVNLGVMVVVSAVQVYMLKSLFEDKRKSRT from the exons ATGGGGCCGCGGCCGCTGCTGCTCGTGCCGCTCGGGTGCCTcgcgctgctgctgccgccgcccggcgccgccgAGTTCAGCCCCTCCCTGGATAGCGACTTCACCTTCACGCTGCCCGCCGGCCGCAAGGAGTGCTTCTACCAGCCCATGCGCAAGGAGGCCTCGCTGGAGCTCGAGTACCAG gTTCTAGATGGAGCAGGATTAGATGTTGATTTTCATCTGCTCTCCCCAAAAGGTGAAACTCTAGTTTTTGATGAAAGAAAATCAGATGGAGTTCATAC TGTGGAAACAGAAGATGGGGATTACATGTTCTGCTTTGACAACACATTCAGCACCATTTCTGAAAAGGTGATTTTCTTTGAATTGATCCTGGACAATATGGGAGAAGATGGTCAGGATGAGGAAGATTGGAAGAAGTATGTTACAGGCACAGATCTCCTAGACATGAAGTTGGAAGATATTCTG GAATCCATCAACAGTGTCAAAGCCAGATTAAGCAAAAGTGTCCAGATTCAGACCCTGCTCAGAGCATTTGAGGCTCGTGACCGAAACATACAAGAAAGCAACTTTGACAGAGTGAATTTCTGGTCCATGGTCAACTTGGGAGTAATGGTGGTGGTATCAGCTGTTCAGGTTTACATGTTGAAGAGTCTCTTTGAAGATAAGAGGAAAAGTAGAACTTAA
- the CCDC18 gene encoding coiled-coil domain-containing protein 18, whose product MECSMWTCSKSDADDDLLANVQSLQNQLRRTEKNLQTVEKELSSTREYYSHCFDEVTDVLLQDFVQRNYDCQGFSSCKKNSGRTSRQDFQRKGKSYSVSATLDKTVEENEQLQEKFDALHEQNASLTSQNHYLKNRVETMNFELMQSKTKISYLEAALATHLISIPKLKEQIVNLEAEVSAQDKILKDAEDRLDQNQKTAMEREHMLERYQKGYKILKIELIEQSKQGKRAQQQRNEALLNVEELTRAFTKYKAEITEKLEKAKAEEVVLGEHLIKCEKEREKLNDKCISYRKDLDILEEQLRQLKEENYNTKEEIKALEAKNTEITSMLNQSDQKIIKLESELSEKEIVLKEKNALKSENEELRALTAEQQNHLKLCHQEIEDSREELNILETIISQLSLSTPEEFKWQHFKHQLLNSSAKEASPESCGQSSKPLIADLSSINVAMKETEIQKPDANLTICTGAEHLSNSNEGQGNSRLCDLETEPVKLTRNPGERRKCQQLELISKQFEKVRQKFQKEIEELRTKLIKADDENSALRTSMAQRTSQFQTIQEDLLKKASKTNSLEREIRKKSSQLSALEKQLEEKTIAYSTAAERNVELELELMGKNRCIHELETTISEEHEKITSAFEDEKLFHLKQHKEMEKQIALLRTQLEKKHQQVIEQEKIISILQQEVVHKQHHIESLDGLLIGNREEMKNQNVKKDQGLKMLESQLREEKIKVQQLESALNACKEEVALYLSQSQENKETFENQLKERSEELHYLQKEIKIKGQTIQDMGEQNILLQQTLLHQQQMLQQETIRNGELEDNQIKLEKQVSTLEKKLQKQKACAEDELRKVEEKLHLASQEADLNSQKVDELNCTIRQMKLEMDQCKNELTGMEKEAVQLKRDGANKALQINQLEITLEEARSELNRRANEVNDFEDKLLQSETSHRKALQKIAELESALQNACGELKITLTRLQELQNALQNAQSSLEEKNIAIMDLTTELRYCKDEIEDKKQELLDMDQALKERNWELKQRVAQIAQLDMTVREHKGEMEQQIIQLQCNLEKSELEIKECNKQIESLEKKLQHSKDELREKAFELLQRDQEINQLKKKRMKENNIA is encoded by the exons ATGGAATGTAGTATGTGGACTTGCTCTAAAAGTGATGCTGATGACGACCTGCTCGCAAATGTGCAGTCACTACAGAATCAGCTGAggagaactgaaaaaaacctgcaaactGTAGAGAAAGAGCTTTCCAG TACAAGGGAATATTACAGCCACTGCTTCGATGAGGTTACAGATGTCCTGCTGCAGGACTTTGTACAGCGCAATTACGATTGTCAAGGCTTTTCCAGCTGTAAGAAGAATTCTGGGAGAACATCTCGCCAGGATTTTCAAAGAAAAGGCAAA TCTTACTCTGTATCTGCAACTTTGGATAAAACTGTGGAAGAAAATGAACAACTTCAGGAGAAGTTCGATGCTCTTCATGAGCAAAATGCATCTTTGACTTCTCAGAATCACTACCTGAAGAACAGAGTGGAAACAATGAACTTTGAATTGATGCAGTCCAAAACAAAA ATTTCATATCTTGAGGCTGCTTTAGCTACACATTTAATCAGCATTCCGAAGCTGAAAGAACAGATTGTAAATTTGGAAGCAGAAGTTTCAGCTCAAGATAAAATTCTGAA AGATGCAGAAGATAGACTAGATCAAAATCAGAAAACAGCAATGGAAAGAGAACACATGTTGGAAAGATATCAAAAGGGctataaaatactgaaaattgaGTTAATTGAACAAAGCAAGCAAGGAAAGAG AGCACAACAGCAAAGAAATGAAGCTTTGTTGAATGTGGAGGAGCTGACAAGGGCTTTTACAAAGTATAAAGCAGAAATAACTGAAAAATTAGAAAAG GCTAAAGCTGAAGAAGTAGTCTTGGGAGAACATTTGATTAAgtgtgaaaaagaaagagagaagttgaaTGATAAGTGTATCAGCTACAGGAAGGATCTAGACATCCTAGAAGAGCAACTAAG ACAATTAAAGGAGGAGAATTACAACACAAAAGAGGAAATTAAAGCTCTAGAGGCAAAGAACACTGAAATTACATCAATGCTGAATCAGTCTGATCAGAAGATCATCAAGCTTGAGAGTGaactttctgaaaaagaaatagtacttaaagagaaaaatgctcTAAAAAGTGAAAATGAAGAACTGAGAGCACTTACTGCAGAGCAACAGAACCACTTGAAATTATGTCATCAAGAAATAGAGGATTCAAGGGAAGAGCTCAACATCCTGGAAACCATTATTTCTCAGTTGTCTTTAAGTACACCTGAAGAG TTTAAATGGCAGCATTTCAAACACCAGCTCCTGAATTCCTCAGCAAAAGAAGCTAGCCCTGAATCTTGTGGTCAATCAAGTAAACCTTTGATTGCAGACCTAAG TAGCATTAATGTGGCaatgaaagaaacagaaattcaaAAACCTGATGCAAACTTAACTATCTGTACTGGAGCTGAGCATCTTTCTAACAGTAATGAAGGACAAGGAAACAGCAGGTTATGTGACCTGGAAACAGAGCCTGTCAAATTGACCAGAAATCCAGGAG AGAGGAGAAAATGTCAACAGTTGGAACTTATAAGCAAACAATTTGAAAAGGTGAGGCAAAAATTCCAGAAAGAGATAGAAGAGCTACGCACTAAACTGATAAAAGCAGATGATGAGAATTCTGCCTTGAGGACCAGCATGGCTCAAAGAACCAGTCAGTTTCAAACCATACAGGAAGACCTGTTGAAGAAGGCTTCAAAAACTAACAGCTTAGAGAGAGAA ATAAGAAAGAAGTCTTCTCAGCTTTCTGCACTTGAGAAACAGTTGGAAGAAAAGACTATTGCTTATTCCACTGCTGCTGAAAGAAATGTTGAGTTGGAACTGGAACTCATG ggaaaaaacaGATGCATTCATGAGCTGGAAACAACTATCAGTGAAGAACATGAGAAAATAACTTCTGCTTTTGAAGATGAAAAGTTGTTTCACCTCAAGCAGCacaaagaaatggagaaacAGATTGCTCTA CTTCGGACACAGCTGGAGAAGAAACATCAACAAGTCATTGAACAAGAGAAAATAATATCTATTTTACAACAAGAGGTTGTACATAAACAGCATCACATTGAATCATTGGATGGGCTGCTAATAGGAAACAGAGAG gaaatgaaaaatcaaaatgtcAAGAAAGATCAAGGATTGAAGATGCTGGAAAGTCAgttaagagaagaaaaaatcaaa GTACAACAACTTGAGTCAGCACTAAATGCATGTAAGGAAGAAGTTGCACTGTATTTGAGTCAGTCACAAGAAAATAAGGAGACGTTTGAGAATCAGCTGAAAGAAAGGTCTGAAGAG CTTCATTATttgcagaaagaaataaaaattaaaggtCAGACAATTCAGGACATGGGTGAACAAAATATTCTTCTGCAACAAACTTTGCTTCATCAGCAGCAAATGTTACAGCAAGAAACTATTAGAAATGGAGAGTTGGAAGATAATCAAATTAAACTTGAAAAACAG GTATccactttggaaaaaaaactccAGAAGCAGAAAGCATGTGCAGAAGATGAGCTGAGAAAGGTGGAGGAGAAACTGCACCTAGCTTCTCAGGAAGCAGATTTAAACAGCCAGAAGGTGGATGAACTGAATTGTACAATCAG ACAGATGAAATTGGAGATGGATCAGTGCAAGAATGAACTTACTGGCATGGAAAAAGAAGCAGTGCAATTAAAACGAGATGGTGCAAACAAAGCACTGCAGATAAATCAGCTGGAAATCACTCTGGAAGAAGCAAGATCAGAGCTCAACAGAAGGGCAAATGAGG TGAATGATTTTGAAGATAAGCTGCTTCAAAGTGAGACTAGCCACAGGAAAGCCTTACAGAAAATAGCAGAACTGGAATCTGCATTACAGAATGCCTGTGGAGAATTAAAGATCACTTTAACACGGCTCCAGGAGTTGCAAAATGCATTGCAGAATGCACAGTCCTCTCTGGAGGAGAAGAACATTGCTATCATGGACCTAACAACTGAGCTCAG GTATTGCAAGGATGAAATTGAAGACAAAAAGCAGGAACTTCTTGACATGGACCAAGCACTGAAAGAAAGGAATTGGGAACTGAAACAAAGAGTAGCTCAG
- the MTF2 gene encoding metal-response element-binding transcription factor 2 isoform X2 has protein sequence MVCTICQEEYSEAPNEMVICDKCGQGYHQLCHTPNIDSSVIDSDDKWLCRQCVFATTTKRGGALKKGPNAKALQVMKQTLPYNATDLEWDAGHKTNVQQCYCYCGGPGDWYLKMLQCCKCKQWFHEACVQCLQKPMLFGDRFYTFICSVCSSGPEYLKRLPLRWVDIAHLCLYNLSVIHKKKYFDSELELMAYINENWDRLHPGELADTPKSERYEHVLEALNDYKTMFMSGKEIKKKKHLFGLRIRVPPVPPNAALKADKEPEGTSHEFKIKGRKSSKPIPDVRELSNGIERKGKKKSVGRPPGPYTRKMIHKTPESSPLDNEPVPVIENPALELPCTVGKSDGTAHSSNTSDVESTGAASMKETTSSNISRHYSLSDSRKRTRTGRTWPAAIPHLRRRGRFPRKALQTQNSEIVKDDESKEDYQYDELNTEILNNLADQELQLNHLKNSITSYFGAAGRIACGEKYRVLARRVTLDGKVQYLVEWEGATAS, from the exons ATGGTCTGTACAATATGTCAGGAAGAGTATTCAGAAGCACCAAATGAAATGGTTATATGTGATAAATGTGGGCAAG GttaccatcagctgtgtcacaCACCAAATATTGATTCCAGCGTGATTGATTCAGATGATAAATGGCTCTGTCGACAGTGTGTAtttgcaacaacaacaaag AGAGGTGGTGCGCTTAAGAAAGGACCAAATGCCAAAGCACTGCAAGTCATGAAACAAACCTTACCATATAATGCAACAGACCTTGAGTGGGATGCAGGTCATAAAACCAACGTGCAGCAGTGTTACTGCTATTGTGGAGGACCTGGAGA CTGGTATCTAAAGATGTTGCAGTGCTGCAAATGTAAACAGTGGTTTCATGAGGCTTGTGTGCAGTGCCTCCAAAAGCCAATGCTTTTTGGTGACAG GTTTTATACGTTCATTTGCTCAGTTTGCAGTTCTGGACCAGAATACCTCAAACGTTTACCCTTGAGATG GGTAGATATAGCACATCTATGCCTTTACAACCTAAGTGTTAttcataaaaagaaatattttgattcGGAGCTTGAACTTATGGCCTACATTAATGAAAACTGGGATAGATTGCATCCTGGTGAG CTGGCAGACACACCAAAATCTGAAAGATATGAGCATGTCCTGGAGGCATTAAATGATTACAAGACTAT GTTTATgtctggaaaagaaataaagaaaaagaagcatttgTTTGGCTTGAGAATTCGAGTTCCTCCTGTGCCACCGAATGCTGCTTTAAAGGCTGATAAAGAGCCAGAAGGAACTTCACATGAGTTCAAAATTAAAGGCAGAAAGTCATCTAAACCAATCCCTGATGTGAG GGAATTAAGTAATGGTAtagaaagaaaggggaaaaaaaaatcagtaggTCGTCCACCTGGTCCCTATACAAGAAAAATGATTCACAAAACTCCAGAGTCATCTCCTCTG GATAATGAACCAGTTCCAGTGATAGAGAACCCAGCCTTGGAATTACCCTGCACTGTTgg GAAATCTGATGGAACTGCACATTCATCCAATACCTCAGATGTGGAATCCACAGGTGCTGCCAGTATGAAAGAAACTACCTCATCTAACATTTCCAGACATTATAG TTTATCTGACTCAAGAAAAAGGACTCGAACAGGAAGAACTTGGCCTGCTGCAATACCACATTTGAGGAGGAGAGGCCGCTTTCCACGAAAAGCACTCCAGACTCAAAATTCAGAAATTGTCAAAGATGACGAGAGCAAGGAAGATTACCAGTATGATGAACTCAATACAGAGATACTTAACAACTTAGCAGATCAGGAGTTACAGCTCAATCACCTGAAGAACTCCATCACTAGTTACTTTGGTGCAGCAGGTAGAATAGCTTGTGGGGAAAAGTACCGTGTGTTGGCTCGTCGGGTGACACTTGATGGAAAGGTGCAGTATCTGGTGGAGTGGGAAGGAGCAACTGCATCCTGA